Proteins encoded by one window of Kribbella flavida DSM 17836:
- a CDS encoding winged helix-turn-helix transcriptional regulator produces the protein MPTSRSYRDSCGIARALDVVGERWALLVVRELLLEPQRFSELRHALPNISSNLLADRLRELEHRGVIRRRPAATERAQAYELTEWGRKLEPMLAALGEWGIDAPEPPAPAALSASSVLIFLRGAARPDPAAEPTTCRLELDGRVWTVRMASGRVAVEPGEPATAAASLRADPKTFSALLTDPATLPTARDDGSATVVGDVSAIDRLLRSVSEPWSAGEQRPAEVRSL, from the coding sequence ATGCCAACGAGCCGCAGCTATCGGGACTCCTGCGGGATCGCCCGGGCTCTCGACGTCGTCGGGGAGCGGTGGGCCTTGCTGGTCGTCCGCGAGCTGCTGCTGGAGCCGCAGCGGTTTTCGGAACTCCGGCATGCGCTGCCCAACATCAGCTCGAACCTGCTGGCCGACCGGCTCCGCGAGCTCGAGCACCGCGGCGTGATCCGCCGGAGGCCGGCCGCGACCGAACGCGCGCAGGCCTACGAACTGACCGAGTGGGGGCGGAAGCTCGAGCCGATGCTGGCAGCGCTGGGCGAGTGGGGAATCGACGCCCCGGAGCCCCCGGCGCCGGCAGCTCTCAGCGCCAGCTCCGTACTGATCTTCCTCCGCGGTGCCGCCCGTCCCGACCCCGCCGCGGAACCGACGACGTGTCGCCTCGAGCTCGACGGTCGGGTGTGGACGGTCCGGATGGCGTCCGGGCGGGTCGCGGTGGAGCCCGGCGAGCCCGCGACCGCTGCCGCCTCACTGCGTGCCGACCCCAAGACGTTCAGCGCACTGCTGACCGATCCGGCCACGCTGCCGACCGCCCGCGACGACGGCAGCGCCACCGTCGTCGGGGACGTCTCGGCGATCGACCGGCTGCTGCGTTCGGTCAGCGAACCGTGGTCCGCCGGCGAGCAGCGGCCCGCGGAAGTGCGCAGCCTGTAG
- a CDS encoding MFS transporter, whose protein sequence is MRQTSTRSGALSRSGTNLALASLFVGMFVLGSGELLVVGLLHLIAVDLQVSIPAAGVLVTAYALGLAAGGPVLTALTIKVNKRTILIGAIALVVVLTLIPVLTGSFGLFVAVRAAIGALHGLFVAVGFVLAMSIVPPERMGRAISVVVSGLFVSTALGVPLGTLVGQLLGWRGSFTAVAVLGVVALVATLMLIPSMPSSGGGAASQARYAFAPRVLAALVVNVVAFAAVFSALTYIVPFLQDVTGISGALISLFLLAYGAATATGSFAGGRFADQDAARTLIVGAIGVAASLLVLYLAGSIAVLVALALLTFGLFAMGMVPSMQYRVVSLAGPGGQLASSLPASAANVGIAFGAYAGGVAIGAFTASAAVITGLVIAVVAIPIAWAASFLKPPTTATALTSDPA, encoded by the coding sequence ATGCGGCAGACAAGTACTCGGTCAGGCGCGCTGAGCCGAAGCGGGACGAACCTCGCTTTGGCCTCGCTGTTCGTCGGCATGTTCGTGCTGGGCAGCGGCGAACTGCTCGTGGTGGGACTGCTGCACCTGATCGCGGTGGATCTCCAGGTCTCCATCCCCGCGGCCGGCGTCCTGGTGACGGCCTATGCGCTGGGTCTGGCCGCCGGTGGTCCGGTCCTGACCGCGCTCACCATCAAGGTGAACAAGCGGACGATCCTGATCGGCGCGATCGCTCTGGTCGTCGTGCTCACCCTGATCCCGGTGCTGACCGGCAGCTTCGGCCTGTTCGTCGCGGTCCGAGCCGCGATCGGAGCGCTGCACGGCCTGTTCGTCGCCGTCGGTTTCGTCCTGGCCATGTCGATCGTCCCGCCGGAGCGCATGGGGCGGGCGATCTCGGTGGTCGTCTCCGGTCTCTTCGTGTCGACCGCACTGGGGGTGCCGCTGGGCACGCTGGTAGGCCAACTGCTGGGTTGGCGCGGCTCGTTCACCGCGGTCGCCGTACTGGGGGTGGTGGCCTTGGTCGCCACGCTGATGCTGATTCCGTCCATGCCCAGCTCGGGCGGCGGCGCGGCCAGCCAGGCCAGGTACGCGTTCGCGCCGCGGGTGCTCGCCGCACTGGTCGTGAACGTCGTCGCGTTCGCCGCCGTCTTCTCGGCCCTCACGTACATCGTGCCGTTCCTGCAGGACGTGACAGGGATCTCCGGCGCGCTGATCAGCCTGTTCCTGCTGGCCTACGGGGCCGCCACCGCGACGGGCTCGTTCGCCGGCGGCCGGTTCGCCGACCAGGACGCGGCGCGGACCTTGATCGTCGGCGCCATCGGGGTGGCGGCCTCCCTGCTGGTGCTCTACCTCGCCGGCTCGATCGCCGTACTGGTGGCGCTCGCGCTGCTGACCTTCGGCTTGTTCGCCATGGGCATGGTGCCCTCGATGCAGTACCGCGTGGTGAGCCTGGCCGGCCCCGGCGGACAGCTCGCGTCCTCGCTCCCGGCCTCCGCCGCCAACGTCGGCATCGCGTTCGGCGCGTACGCCGGGGGCGTGGCGATCGGCGCCTTCACCGCCTCGGCCGCGGTGATCACCGGTCTGGTCATCGCCGTCGTCGCCATCCCGATCGCCTGGGCCGCCAGCTTCCTGAAACCGCCGACGACCGCAACAGCTCTGACTTCCGACCCTGCCTGA
- a CDS encoding SDR family NAD(P)-dependent oxidoreductase, translating into MTGLLLENKNAVIYGGAGAIGSAVARVFAREGAKVFLAGRTQDKLDAVAGDIAAAGGTVETAQVDVFDQEAVEKHASAVAASAGGIDIALNAVSVMHDQGTVLADLSVEEFMRPIDGFLRTLFITTKAVAQHMGSDRPGVILTLSEPGAKLAIGGILGHGVSAAGKEAFARLLAAELAPANVRVVNLRPHAIADAPAAGSYTKDLFQPSAAASGQSVQEFLDGGLAQGTLLKRLPTLAEIAETAAFLASDRAGVMTGTVANLSGGALVD; encoded by the coding sequence ATGACTGGCTTGCTGCTCGAGAACAAGAACGCCGTGATCTACGGGGGCGCGGGTGCCATCGGCAGCGCCGTCGCCCGGGTCTTCGCCCGGGAGGGCGCGAAGGTCTTTCTCGCCGGACGGACCCAGGACAAGCTCGACGCCGTGGCCGGCGACATCGCTGCCGCCGGCGGAACGGTCGAAACCGCGCAGGTCGACGTCTTCGACCAGGAGGCGGTCGAGAAGCACGCGAGCGCGGTCGCGGCGTCAGCCGGCGGCATCGACATCGCTCTCAACGCCGTCAGCGTCATGCACGACCAGGGAACCGTGCTGGCCGACCTCTCGGTGGAGGAGTTCATGCGGCCGATCGACGGCTTCCTGCGCACGCTGTTCATCACCACCAAGGCGGTGGCGCAGCACATGGGCAGCGACCGTCCCGGCGTCATCCTCACGCTGTCCGAGCCCGGCGCCAAACTCGCCATCGGCGGCATCCTGGGCCACGGCGTGAGCGCGGCCGGCAAGGAGGCGTTCGCCCGGCTCCTGGCCGCGGAGCTGGCGCCCGCCAACGTCCGTGTCGTCAACCTCCGTCCCCACGCGATCGCCGATGCGCCGGCCGCGGGCTCGTACACCAAGGACCTGTTCCAGCCGTCCGCGGCAGCCTCCGGGCAGTCGGTCCAGGAGTTCCTCGACGGCGGACTGGCGCAGGGCACACTGCTGAAGAGGCTGCCCACGCTCGCCGAGATCGCGGAGACCGCCGCCTTCCTGGCATCGGACCGCGCCGGCGTGATGACCGGCACGGTCGCCAACCTGTCCGGGGGCGCTCTGGTCGACTGA